GCAAACATTCTCCAGCAACCTGACGACGCACGAAATCGATGCCCGGCTTTCAGCAACAGAAAAGATCGACGTGGTGATTGACACTACCGGCAGGCCGGAGGTGATGACAAAAGGATTGGAATTACTTTCCACCGGCGGATGCGCTATTTGGGTAGGTGCGGTATTTACCCAGCCCGCCACACGGGTCAATGCAGAAATGGTGGTACGAAAACTACTAACGATCAAAGGACTTCATAACTACACGATTCCTGACCTGGAGGCTGCGGTAGGTTTCATAACACTTCACCAGCATGATTATCCATTTGACGCACTGGTTGGCGCTACTTTTGCGCTTGACCATCTTAACGAAGCGTTTGCCGCTGCGGGTAACGGATCCTATTACAGGGTCGGTATCAGTCAATGAAGGGATTATCCGGTATAAAGAACAACTACAACGCCCGTCGCATCTCCAGCAGGTTGGCACGGAAACCGATCTTCTGGTACGATCTTTTTGCGGCTATATTTTCCTCGTAAACCTCCAGCCGCGCCTCCTTCAGCCCTTTTGCTTTAGCCCATTCAAGCAGGGCTTGTATGATCCGCTGGTTTACCCCCCTACCCCGGAAAGCGGGCTTTACATACATAAACCCCAGGTAGGCATATTCCTTATATTGCTGGTAGGGCTTTGCCGGTACTATTTTTGCATAACCGGAACCGATGATTTCGTCACCGGCAACAGCAAGGAGCACAGTGGCCGCCGGGGACCGGATCAGTTCAAGAAGGTCATAATAATGAATGG
The sequence above is a segment of the Niabella agricola genome. Coding sequences within it:
- a CDS encoding GNAT family N-acetyltransferase; its protein translation is MEVFIRAATPEDAEILLEFEQKIIEAERPFDDSLKEGTIHYYDLLELIRSPAATVLLAVAGDEIIGSGYAKIVPAKPYQQYKEYAYLGFMYVKPAFRGRGVNQRIIQALLEWAKAKGLKEARLEVYEENIAAKRSYQKIGFRANLLEMRRAL